In a genomic window of Thermosynechococcus sp. CL-1:
- a CDS encoding CAAD domain-containing protein — protein MNEFETSPTTETTHTEKPIFEPTPAPAPLAEVESQPAPPKVGGLTDEQWQQAREKLYWLLTVFPDQVSAFLGEYKQPLRTLLIILATVPFVALAVAILEVVNAIPLLGPTCELVGFGYTCWFLYRYVLFESGRREFGQKVNEYKSRILGNEGGSSS, from the coding sequence ATGAATGAATTTGAGACATCCCCAACCACAGAAACTACCCATACGGAAAAGCCTATTTTTGAACCAACGCCGGCACCAGCACCCTTAGCGGAAGTAGAGTCTCAGCCAGCGCCGCCGAAGGTGGGCGGTCTCACGGATGAACAGTGGCAACAGGCTCGTGAAAAACTCTATTGGCTCCTCACGGTCTTCCCCGATCAGGTTAGTGCATTTCTGGGCGAATACAAGCAGCCCCTGCGCACCCTCCTCATCATTCTCGCCACTGTTCCTTTTGTGGCACTCGCGGTTGCCATTTTGGAAGTAGTGAATGCCATTCCCCTCCTAGGCCCGACCTGTGAACTCGTAGGCTTTGGCTACACTTGTTGGTTTCTCTATCGCTATGTCCTCTTTGAGTCCGGTCGCCGTGAGTTTGGCCAAAAGGTGAACGAGTACAAATCCCGTATCCTTGGCAACGAAGGCGGCAGTTCTTCCTAA
- a CDS encoding type 1 glutamine amidotransferase — MRLHYLQHVPFETPAHIAQWAIARGFDWQGSHLYAGEPLPALTEVDALIVMGGPMGVHDEAVYPWLGAEKAFLRQAIANGLPIFGICLGAQLLAQVLGAEVTPAPTKEIGWFPIELTAAAQAHPWFQDWPPQLTVLHWHGEMFSLPPDAMPLAKSAACPQQGFLWGDRIVSLQFHLEVTPASLGELIQHCQHELVPGPYIQSATEIQAQAAQTALLTPYLERLLERWIQS, encoded by the coding sequence ATGCGGCTGCACTACCTCCAGCACGTGCCCTTTGAGACCCCCGCCCACATTGCGCAGTGGGCGATCGCCCGTGGTTTTGATTGGCAAGGCAGTCATCTCTATGCGGGCGAGCCGCTACCCGCATTGACGGAGGTGGATGCGCTGATTGTGATGGGCGGCCCTATGGGGGTACACGATGAGGCTGTTTATCCGTGGTTAGGGGCTGAAAAGGCCTTTTTGCGCCAAGCGATCGCCAACGGGTTACCCATTTTCGGGATTTGTCTTGGTGCTCAGCTCTTGGCACAAGTCCTAGGGGCAGAGGTCACCCCAGCACCCACGAAGGAAATCGGCTGGTTTCCCATTGAACTGACAGCAGCCGCCCAAGCGCATCCTTGGTTTCAGGATTGGCCACCCCAACTGACGGTGCTGCATTGGCATGGGGAGATGTTTAGCCTCCCTCCGGATGCGATGCCCCTCGCCAAAAGTGCCGCCTGTCCGCAGCAAGGATTCTTGTGGGGCGATCGCATTGTTAGTCTTCAGTTTCACTTAGAAGTGACCCCCGCTAGCCTTGGGGAGTTGATTCAGCACTGTCAGCACGAGCTAGTCCCCGGCCCTTACATTCAATCCGCCACAGAGATTCAAGCTCAAGCCGCGCAAACCGCACTCTTGACTCCCTATCTGGAACGTTTACTTGAGCGCTGGATTCAGTCGTGA